The following DNA comes from Miscanthus floridulus cultivar M001 chromosome 5, ASM1932011v1, whole genome shotgun sequence.
GTACGAGGACTGCCGCGCCGTGCGCGCCATCCTTCGCGGGCTCCGCGTCGCCGTCGACGAGCGCGACCTCGCCATGGACCCGCGCCACCTCCAGGAGCTCGCGGCGCTCCTCCCGCGGCTCGCGTCCCCGCGGCGCGTCACGCTGCCCCAGGTCTTCGTCGGGGGTCGCCACCTCGGCGGCGCCGACGAGGTCCGGCGCCTCCACGAGGCCGGTGAGCTCCGCCGTGTCGTGGCCGGCGCCGTCGCCGCCTCCCTCGCCTCCTGCGGCCGGTGCGGCGGCGAGCGGTACGTGCTCTGCGGCAGCTGCAACGGCAGCCACAAGCGGTACAGCGTcaagggcggcggcggcttccGCACCTGCGCCGGTTGTAACGAGAACGGCCTCGTCCGATGCCccgactgctcgccgccggacgTCTGACGGCCCAGATCCGAGAGGTCACGACCTGATAACTATTAGATGCTTTCTTCTTCTTAGTCCAAACTTGAGAGATAAGAAACGAGCCGTGTGTGTAGTTGTTAATCTTAATTGGTAGCTAGTGTTAATTTGTTGCTAAATATGAATGTGGCCATTTGCAGTTTTTCAAGCATTTTGCTAATCAACGCCACTAATGGTGGCTGTTGCCGTAGGATTTAGAACAGCAGTTTGTTCCTTACATCTTTGCCTTTTTCGTTCCTAAGCTATTCCGTGCGCTGGAGGCAGATCTGAGGTGTGTTTGATAAATAACTTTTGTGGGTGAAAGGATGCGACTAGTTAAGCATAAGGTGAGATTTAATTGAACTGTATCTGTCCCGTAGTTGCGTGAAATTTGAAACAAGCTAGTTGCATACTAGTAGTGTGAAATTGAACGTTACGACTGTAGTGTGCGTGTGCATTTTGTGTGAAATTGAATGGTTGCCTGGTTAAGAGTGCTGCCAAAGTTTTAGAAAGCTGCTGCTCGGTGTTCGCCATACGCCCATACCCTATCGCGCAACGGCGAATAGGCGAGGCAAGAAATTCCTCTGGCTTCTTGCGCAACGGCGTTTGAGTGCGATACGGAATACGGTGGGCAAAGTTGCCGTCGAAGGTTTGAAGTACTCGTGCTCTGCACATAATCGTGTGTTCGCTCGTTTCACCTAGCCTAAATCAGCCAGCCAATaatgtttttttctcataataaattagcacCAGTCAACTTAAATCAGTCCAAAAACTAACTAGCGAACATGCAATGGCGCCTCTTTTTTTCCGAGCGGCAAGTTTCAGGTTAGAGCTCCCGGAAAGCTCCAAACCGAAGATTGGACCGATGTTTTGTACTGTAGCAGCATATACCCCTGCTCTACCATGCTCTGACTACTCAAAATGACAGTGACTATTTTCTTTGTCGGGTCCTTGTTGGACTGTTGGTGGTTGAAGTGTTGACCAGTTCAGGCCTGTTTAGTTCCAAATAAGTCATCtatttataagttaaaaagtaaaataagtgacttattttatcaaacaccaccaacttataagtcatccctgtttataagttttaagttggttcacccctacttaaaacttataagtcacttTTTTCTGCGTGGAGCCCACAcctttaatgagcttataagtcatctacaaccaaacatgcATGACTTATAAGTTATTGATTTTCAATCACCTTAACTTGATAAGTCACCTgaacttaggccccgtttagatccaaaattttttggattttggctcactgtagcatttcgtttgtatttgataattagtgtctaattatggactaattaggttcaaaagtttcgtctcacgatttctcgaccaactatgtaattagttttttttttccgtctacatttagtactccatgcatgtgccgcaagattcgatgtgacggttactacacaaaaatttttggattctaaacaggcccttatgGAAACACGGGCCCTCATCTAAACGTGCGAGCTATGATGACGACGATACGAGAAGGCAGAGCAGACTGAGACTAGTCATATGCTCACGGCACTTCGCCACTTGTTGTCGGCAGGCGCTACGTGCGCGCCACGGGAGGAGGCCAAGCGGGGCGAGCAACGCGCGGCAACACCCGGTCGCGGTCGCCACTCGCCACTGGGCACTCCGGCACTCCCGTACCCAACGGCGCTAGCGCGCGAGAAGAGGGTCGCTAGCCCGTTGCGGATGGAACCTTGCGTTTGGCTTCAGACGCGAGCTGCGCGGAGCTTGCGCCGCGAGGGCGCAAGACACAGGTGGTGGGACTCGGCGATCTCTCGCGACGACGGATCCGCTGCCCCCGCCCCGCCCCTGCATCCCATCCAATGGCGCACCACGCAACGTGCTACGCACTGTAGAGGAGGCTGCCGCTTCCCAGCCTTTGCCGCGGCCTCCGGCTCCCGGCTCGCGTAAGAGCTGATTGGTTCGGTGACCAGGAGAGCTTGTCTCGTTCCTACGGACCGCGCTAAGGACCTGGAGGTGAGACATGCCTGATGTATGCAACACATTTTTATCTGTTTGATGACTTAATGAGTAGATACTAGACCATCAATCGTGATCGCGAGCCAGGGCCGCTCGGAAGCAGGTAACCAAACGCACCTTAAATCTCACGGTCCCCTTTTCCCTTCCTGAGGCGCTTGCAGTCCATGCAAGGTAAAACGTTTCTGCCTCCTAGAGTCCTAGGGATCATGAGGTTTGTGTGAAATTGTTGTGGAATACATCACAATGGACTAGGGTCAATACTAAACGGCGATTTGAGCAGTGGCTGTGGAATGTGTTAGCGTAGAGGGGTAGGAGAATTGGAGTTTGCGAGGAAGAACaaggctcctagagccgctcCAATATGTCCACAACCAAACAGGGGCAGCTCCACATGTGAAGTCACGAAAAATACGCTCTCACAAAGGGGTGGGCGAATGGTGGAGCTGAAAAAACCAGCTTCCACTTGCTCCCTGACGAGTCACGCACGCGTTGGACGCGGATGCCAACCACTGGCTTCTTCCTTGGCGCTGGTGCGAACGAACGGGCAATGGCAGTTTCACATGCTCCTTTGGCGGAGGAGCGTCGGAGGTGATGTGGCTTGACAGATCTTGTGCCGCACCGTTAGTCTTCGGCGCGGTGTCAACATGACATCGTAAGACTGAGGGCACCAGTGGTGGCAGATTGTGTTGGGGAGGGTGGCGACACAGAGTGGGGAAACCGGATAAGGTAAAGAAAGAAGAGGAACAAAAGAGAAATAAGGGATGCAAATAAAGgaaggaaaaaagagaaaaagaaagataCTATGGATATTTCAACATTTCCAAAATCCAGGAGAAGTTGTTTTATTAAAAGGTTTTTAGTCAGGGAAGCATGGAGCCTAAAAAAGAATGAGAAACCACAGTTGAAGCTGTTTCGAATGAAGCCGGAGCTCAACAAATGAGACCTTAATTCAAGTTAAGAGTTTTGTACTTTTATCCTCCTTTCTCACTTGTGACTTGCTAGCTGGCGGACGCAAACCTACCCACGCTATCTTGCTGGCTACTGCCATTCTGGACCGATGTAACAGTTGTTGGGGCGAGCAGGATGAAGGGTTCTACGAGGCCCGGATGAAGCAGCGCTTAGTGGCAAAGCTAGAGCTTAAATTTAGGAGGTGCAGATATCAATAGAAGAATTAACCATTTACTCTTTAATTATATGTTAAATTACCTAAGTCGTGAAGAGATGCAATGGAAAAACAACAAAGTTAGGGGGATCAAGCCGCTCTAGCCCCCCTTGTCTTTGGCACTAGCAGGGCTTGGGTTCAGCCGTTCGGCATATTCAACCATACTTGAACCGGCAGCAGTTTGGAGTCGAGACAAAATGACACAACAGGTTGTTGTGCAGGAGAAACGGCACAATTGCGCTTATGTGCATCACATCTTGGACCCGAGTTTAAGGCTACGTACAACCTCCATCAATCAAAACTTATAATAGCACATACTTGATCGGAATAGATAGATCCATGGATACAGCATCAGTAGCTGAAAACTTACAAGAGCACGTACTGACTTTGGATCGGAATGAATCCATGAACACTAGCATCGATAGCTGAAAAAGCAAGAAGCCGCGTATCCATATTAGGATACCTTAAGTAAGGAGGTTAGCGTCCACGTTGATTTTTTTGGATgaagcaagacgtattaaaatgTCTCGTCCGACACCAAGGCCTCgggggtctcacccaaggccatgggctccgcctcgcccgaccccttctaatgggaacggggatcccgatcttccgtcagatggtggtaactatcgttgtggcggagaatgacacaccgatccagtttcagatcgaaagatcgaaccctgcaatcttagcaccacagctcctctggttatcaaccgagtctcggaccaggttgacctcgccaagaaggctaatccttgcctgcgcaacgaagaacacatgcaagaacaagaaaaaacacaaccaaattatagatgaatgattaatctctcaaagttggggtctcacaaaccgatgaacgacgaaactgttcttgacagaataatctaagcaaaacccccaaaccctaatggaggggcggcggctgtttatgaagactctagggtcgtgcaagacccctggacgtgcccctaatgggcccaaactcgatacatggtccaacggaccaaaagacgatgtcgtagcaccctgacagattctggatactgacttgtttcgacgattcccgttgattccgaacagcttttcacgtgaaaccacttgtattggcttccttatcaaattagctttttatccatatgtggatcatcaaaaacggagtccgaatgcatcctaggtgaccagtttaaggtagactggtcctagagaccgaggtagactcgaaatcgtgttggaccaggcctccggttactgttggacgtccttgctggtcatctttgcctccaccacgtcctctaagtcctttatgaccctctccaatgttcctaagcaagataacatcattaggtagtagtctattctcaaaagaataaaaaagatcgcttaagaacgagctcacctctaaattgagttgacgtattcgagcccgggtcattggaccttgcatgacggttggaggattagcgggtacatccgaaggagtgatgtcctcatcatcatccctctcttgaaatggagtcatcctcgacttaAGCTCATCTTTTTCTctcaaataaggtttcaaatctacaatgttaaaggtgggactaaccccgaactcgggtggcaactcaagtttgtaggcattatcatttattttcttaaTTATTTTATAAGGACCTGCTGCttttggcattaatttagacttacgtagctcaggaaatctatcttttctcaaatgtaaccaaaccaaatcaccaggttcaagtttaatctcttttctacctttactaccagcaattctatactttttattcattctttcaatatttgctttagttgtttcatgtaacttacgaataaaatcagcacgctctctagcatcactatgtattctcttagtggtaggtaaaggcaaaagatcaataggagcacgggggttaaaaccatacactacctgaaaaggacttaccttggtggtggaatgttccgtcctattatatgcaaactccacatgcggcaaacactcttcccacatcttcaaattacgcttcaaaattgctctcaacatgttggacaatgttcgattcacaacctcagtttgcccatcagtttggggatgacatgttgtagaaaacagcagcttggtccctaatttattccacaacgtgcgccaaaaatgactcaagaattttacaTCGCGGTCTGaaataatagtagaaggcataccatgcaagcgaacgattttttaaaagaaaaggtcagcaatatgaacaacatcgtcgctcttatgacaaggaataaaatgtgccatcttagaaaaacgatcaaccaccacaaaaatactatccctccccctcttagtctttggcaatcccaacacaaaatccatagatatatctgcccaaggagtagaaggaagaggaagaggcatatacaaaccatgtgggttcaaccgcgacttagctttttgacatgtggcacaccgagccacgtagcgctctacatctcgcctcattcttggccaaaagaagtgtgtggacatcacctcctccgtcttcttgacaccaaaatgtcccatcaatccacctccatgtgcctcctgcaacaacaaaagacgaacgaaaccaactggaatgcataggcggttagatctaaacaaaaacccatcattgatcataaacttattccatgtgcgtccctctctataattaagcaacacatccttaaaatcgggatcaagcgcatattgttcttttattgaatgaagaccaaaaatccg
Coding sequences within:
- the LOC136453464 gene encoding uncharacterized protein At5g39865-like, which encodes MWLPWVKTRPSSASPSSATSTALIAASSPRLSFSSPSLKDLQALLLSDVATPSPPPAAPCSPSLSSSVRVFHRVRVAASALRALRTLQAPPSAAAGGGAASEADRRVVLYFTSLHVVRNTYEDCRAVRAILRGLRVAVDERDLAMDPRHLQELAALLPRLASPRRVTLPQVFVGGRHLGGADEVRRLHEAGELRRVVAGAVAASLASCGRCGGERYVLCGSCNGSHKRYSVKGGGGFRTCAGCNENGLVRCPDCSPPDV